A part of Marinomonas rhizomae genomic DNA contains:
- a CDS encoding aspartate/glutamate racemase family protein — protein sequence MKTIGIIGGMSWESSALYYKTINELTKQRLGGLHSAKIVLSSVDFAEIERLQHQGDWLQLGEILALEAKRLEQAQADFILIATNTMHKVADVVQSAIHAPLLHIADATAKELVKQKHQKVGFIGTRYSMEEDFYIKRLEDQYGLEVITPSKQDRDEIHRIIYEELCLGKILPESRQIYIDIVNRLQASGAQAVIEGCTEITLLLKQEHVAVPLFDTTYIHAKAAVDKALE from the coding sequence ATGAAAACGATCGGCATTATTGGTGGCATGAGTTGGGAATCTTCCGCCTTATATTACAAAACCATCAACGAGTTAACCAAACAGCGCCTTGGCGGATTACATTCCGCCAAGATTGTTTTATCCAGTGTCGATTTTGCGGAAATTGAGCGCTTACAACATCAAGGCGATTGGTTACAGTTAGGCGAAATACTCGCTCTAGAAGCCAAGCGATTAGAGCAAGCTCAGGCAGATTTCATTCTTATTGCTACCAACACTATGCACAAGGTAGCGGACGTTGTTCAAAGTGCAATACACGCCCCTTTGCTGCATATTGCCGATGCAACAGCCAAGGAGCTTGTGAAGCAGAAGCATCAAAAAGTAGGCTTTATTGGTACACGCTATTCGATGGAAGAAGACTTCTATATTAAGCGTCTAGAGGATCAATATGGCTTAGAGGTTATTACTCCATCGAAGCAAGACAGGGACGAGATACATAGAATTATTTACGAAGAGTTATGCCTTGGGAAAATTCTTCCTGAATCAAGACAGATCTATATCGATATTGTAAATCGCTTACAAGCCAGCGGGGCACAAGCTGTTATCGAAGGCTGCACGGAAATCACTTTATTACTAAAGCAAGAACACGTCGCTGTGCCTTTGTTTGACACCACATACATTCATGCTAAAGCCGCTGTAGATAAGGCATTAGAATAA
- a CDS encoding class II fumarate hydratase yields the protein MKMRIEKDSMGELEVPKKALYGAQTQRAINNFPISDEPLPEAFIRSLILIKAAAARANESLECLTPEMSKAIQSACDELLDSDNLMQHFPVDVFQTGSGTSSNMNANEVIATLASTHHGSAVNPNDHVNYGQSSNDVIPSAIHVSATLELTGHLLPALTHLKETILEKGTALAEYTKTGRTHLMDAMPVRLDQTFHAWAAQLQDNIDNLTYLEAKTTKLAQGGTAVGTGINAHPEFAELFAKELSYLTNVTFSKGDNFFALIGSQDTAVALSGQLKAVAVTYMKIANDLRWMNSGPLAGLGEISLQALQPGSSIMPGKVNPVIPEATAMVAAQVIGNDAAITIGGQSGNFELNVMLPMIAKNLLNSIKLLANSGQLLADNAIATLTVNEDKLNEALHRNPILVTALNPIIGYGKAAEIAKKAYKEGRPVVDVAEEETELSRDELLSLLDPAKLTHGGL from the coding sequence ATGAAAATGCGTATTGAAAAAGACAGCATGGGCGAATTAGAGGTCCCAAAAAAAGCACTCTATGGTGCCCAAACACAAAGAGCCATTAATAACTTTCCAATTAGCGATGAGCCATTGCCGGAAGCCTTCATTCGTTCACTTATCTTAATCAAAGCTGCAGCGGCACGCGCCAATGAATCTCTTGAATGCCTAACGCCAGAAATGTCGAAAGCGATTCAAAGTGCCTGTGATGAGCTGTTAGACAGCGACAATCTTATGCAGCATTTTCCTGTGGATGTTTTTCAAACGGGCTCTGGCACCAGCTCAAACATGAATGCCAATGAGGTGATTGCGACATTAGCGAGCACTCATCACGGTTCAGCAGTGAATCCCAATGACCATGTAAATTATGGCCAGAGCAGCAACGATGTCATTCCGAGCGCCATCCATGTGAGCGCAACGTTAGAATTAACTGGTCACCTGTTGCCTGCTTTGACCCATTTGAAAGAGACGATTCTTGAGAAAGGCACTGCGCTGGCTGAGTACACTAAAACAGGCCGCACGCATTTAATGGATGCCATGCCTGTGCGCTTGGATCAAACATTTCATGCGTGGGCCGCACAGCTACAAGACAATATTGATAATTTAACCTATCTTGAAGCTAAGACAACCAAGCTTGCCCAAGGCGGAACGGCTGTCGGGACGGGGATTAATGCTCATCCAGAATTTGCTGAACTATTTGCTAAAGAGTTGTCTTATTTAACAAACGTGACTTTTAGCAAAGGCGACAATTTTTTTGCTCTGATAGGATCCCAAGATACAGCGGTTGCTTTATCCGGCCAGCTAAAGGCGGTTGCTGTGACTTACATGAAAATTGCTAATGACCTGCGCTGGATGAATTCTGGCCCATTGGCGGGATTAGGTGAGATTTCTCTACAAGCCTTGCAACCAGGTTCTTCCATTATGCCTGGTAAAGTAAATCCCGTGATTCCAGAAGCAACAGCTATGGTCGCGGCCCAGGTGATAGGTAATGACGCAGCTATTACTATTGGCGGTCAATCAGGTAATTTTGAACTGAATGTTATGCTGCCAATGATTGCTAAGAACTTATTAAACAGCATCAAACTATTGGCAAACAGCGGGCAGCTATTGGCAGATAACGCCATCGCCACGCTAACGGTCAATGAGGATAAATTGAATGAAGCATTGCATCGTAATCCTATTTTGGTGACTGCGCTAAACCCAATTATAGGTTATGGAAAAGCAGCGGAAATCGCGAAAAAAGCCTATAAAGAGGGGCGGCCAGTGGTGGATGTTGCAGAAGAAGAAACAGAGTTAAGCCGAGACGAATTGCTCTCCTTACTCGATCCTGCCAAGTTAACTCATGGTGGGCTGTAG
- a CDS encoding FKBP-type peptidyl-prolyl cis-trans isomerase produces MSIADNQVVQFHYTLRHGEELIETSAGKDPAAYLHGHGNVIPGLEKAMEGKEVGDEFEVTVACADAYGERHEDRQQQMPVKHLQGAKRWKAGMVAMVQTDKGMRQVTIVKVGLKHATVDLNHPLSGKDLTFNIQIVDSREATNDEIAHGHAHGVGGHHH; encoded by the coding sequence ATGTCGATTGCAGACAATCAAGTCGTTCAATTCCACTATACTTTGCGTCATGGCGAAGAGTTGATCGAAACTTCGGCGGGTAAAGATCCAGCGGCGTATTTGCATGGTCACGGTAATGTTATTCCAGGGCTTGAAAAAGCCATGGAAGGAAAAGAAGTTGGTGACGAGTTTGAAGTCACTGTTGCTTGTGCTGATGCTTACGGCGAACGCCATGAAGATCGTCAGCAACAAATGCCAGTAAAACATTTACAAGGTGCGAAACGTTGGAAAGCCGGCATGGTGGCTATGGTACAAACTGATAAAGGCATGCGTCAGGTGACGATTGTTAAAGTTGGCCTGAAGCACGCTACTGTTGATTTGAACCACCCATTGTCTGGTAAAGATCTAACTTTCAACATTCAGATCGTAGACTCTCGTGAAGCGACGAATGACGAAATTGCGCATGGCCATGCTCACGGTGTTGGTGGTCATCATCACTAA
- a CDS encoding DUF1439 domain-containing protein, translated as MSKYIRAFTTFLLVSISVFLAGCNSFRVSEDDVNKEVAKQLAEPQQNQIQLTVDSNTLNLDLVVTSAHIDFTERDGGLVLVDLISKMTGTLTAFGQEFSLTTRVNPSFESGVRIEEDRLYLVAPKITKIEVEGSSFNDKMLRSTLGSLHDDFEKALVQYFDEHPVYVLDHSPFEKTAASLVKDIIIKEDFLELSIF; from the coding sequence ATGAGTAAATACATTCGAGCCTTTACGACATTTTTATTGGTATCCATTTCTGTGTTTTTAGCGGGTTGTAACAGTTTTCGTGTCAGCGAAGATGATGTGAATAAGGAAGTGGCTAAGCAATTGGCAGAGCCGCAACAGAACCAAATTCAGCTAACTGTAGACAGTAATACACTCAACTTGGATCTTGTGGTCACATCGGCACATATTGATTTTACCGAGCGCGATGGCGGTTTAGTGCTGGTTGATTTGATTAGTAAAATGACAGGTACCTTGACTGCATTTGGTCAAGAATTTTCACTCACAACGAGAGTGAATCCTTCTTTTGAATCCGGTGTGCGGATTGAAGAAGACCGTCTATATTTGGTGGCGCCAAAAATCACTAAAATTGAGGTGGAAGGTTCAAGCTTTAATGACAAAATGCTGCGATCCACTTTAGGGTCTTTGCATGATGATTTTGAAAAAGCCTTAGTGCAGTATTTCGATGAACATCCCGTTTATGTGCTGGACCATTCTCCTTTTGAGAAAACCGCAGCTTCATTGGTGAAAGACATCATTATTAAAGAAGATTTCTTAGAGCTTTCTATCTTTTAG
- a CDS encoding mechanosensitive ion channel family protein, producing MSVDFSQLDFSILMDHVEIVLTVAWILLSYIVRRYTKRAIRLHQKIEHDKKRQRINTVDNIFNLFLVVGLVLIWSSELQNIAISIAAFMVALVIATKEFIACIVGAFYRASTRPYQVGDWIRIANYEGEVTDSDWLSTTLFEVDLKGGSYTYTGRTTVVPNSVLLLHTVQNLNYMRRYVTHTFSISRATDDVNLFLIKEHILNNIREYSEHFHEVAIRYNSLIEKRLDIKISGPEPRVRITTTIEGFNIFTVSLFCPTDEAVEIEQKVTEDFMRFWYEKRDLSVMKGERNE from the coding sequence ATGTCTGTTGATTTTTCCCAATTAGATTTTTCCATTCTGATGGATCATGTTGAGATTGTTTTAACAGTCGCTTGGATTTTATTGTCTTACATTGTTCGACGTTACACCAAGCGTGCTATTCGACTTCATCAAAAGATTGAACACGATAAAAAACGCCAAAGAATTAATACTGTCGACAACATATTTAATTTGTTTTTAGTTGTCGGTCTGGTTCTTATTTGGTCATCTGAACTTCAGAATATTGCCATCTCAATTGCTGCTTTCATGGTGGCATTGGTTATCGCAACAAAAGAATTTATTGCTTGTATCGTTGGGGCTTTTTATCGTGCCAGTACAAGACCGTATCAGGTTGGGGACTGGATACGCATTGCCAATTATGAAGGGGAAGTAACCGACAGTGATTGGCTCTCGACGACATTATTTGAAGTCGATTTGAAAGGCGGCAGTTACACATATACTGGTCGCACTACAGTGGTTCCTAATAGTGTTTTACTACTGCATACCGTACAAAACTTGAATTACATGCGTCGATACGTGACGCATACTTTCTCAATTTCTCGTGCTACTGACGATGTGAATTTATTTTTAATTAAAGAGCATATCCTCAATAATATTCGTGAATACAGTGAGCATTTTCATGAGGTGGCCATTCGTTATAACAGTCTTATTGAGAAACGTTTGGACATAAAAATATCGGGCCCCGAGCCCAGAGTTCGAATCACGACCACGATTGAAGGGTTTAATATTTTTACTGTCTCACTATTTTGCCCAACCGATGAAGCGGTCGAAATAGAGCAAAAAGTCACAGAAGATTTTATGCGGTTTTGGTATGAAAAGCGTGACTTGAGTGTGATGAAAGGAGAGCGGAATGAGTAA
- a CDS encoding YebG family protein, protein MPVIIKYVVERDGIEKMTFTSKAEADAYDKLLDTAEALYEILDQSELAGDHGQKEALSMYLAQSKDSILDIFSNKKKSPQKTKKTNKSSSTQLDLAEDTPKKSLEDLVIEPDEDVVYDEESTLSFDDELTNYRESDAA, encoded by the coding sequence ATGCCTGTAATTATTAAATATGTTGTAGAACGCGATGGAATTGAAAAAATGACGTTTACTTCGAAAGCAGAAGCCGATGCGTACGACAAACTGTTGGATACTGCCGAAGCGCTGTATGAAATCCTAGATCAAAGTGAACTAGCAGGAGACCATGGCCAAAAAGAAGCACTTTCCATGTACCTTGCACAAAGCAAAGACTCTATTTTGGACATTTTTAGCAATAAAAAGAAAAGCCCTCAGAAAACAAAAAAAACAAATAAGTCATCCAGTACACAGCTTGACCTAGCGGAAGACACTCCTAAAAAGTCGCTTGAAGACTTAGTCATAGAGCCTGATGAAGATGTGGTGTATGACGAAGAAAGCACCCTTTCCTTTGATGATGAGTTAACAAACTACCGTGAAAGTGATGCTGCGTAA
- a CDS encoding TIGR03643 family protein yields MSRIIEMAWEDRTPFEAIQTLYGLSEPDVILLMRSNLKSKAFRNWRARVSGRASKYSALRNPDISRGYCKTQYKIRANKGR; encoded by the coding sequence ATGTCACGAATTATCGAAATGGCTTGGGAAGATCGTACGCCATTTGAAGCCATTCAAACACTTTATGGGCTTTCTGAGCCGGATGTTATTTTATTAATGCGAAGTAATCTTAAATCTAAAGCCTTTAGAAACTGGCGGGCTAGGGTGTCAGGGCGCGCGAGTAAGTATTCGGCATTGCGCAATCCCGATATTTCTCGCGGCTATTGCAAAACCCAGTATAAAATTCGTGCTAATAAAGGGCGTTAG
- a CDS encoding LysR substrate-binding domain-containing protein yields MSKKSLPPLNWLHTFEVSARCLNFTHAAEELCLTQGAVSQQIRLLESHLGVSLFKRLPRGLSLTEEGRSYFPVVKDAISRLTVGTNEIFTQHDKQTIKVCGSLSFFSHWLAPKLADFSAAYPHYDIRYVSNIWVQALDDEDDMEIRWGHGEWPGLISQRLTWDNLVPVCSPELMEKSPLLEPEDLVNHALLHVIGYEEGWGYWLNIMGVDNVDSSVGMQFDTLVSTLRMAELGQGVALARSSMVEGMLNEGKLVAPFGQPFRKDIEASESFYLVRRSGTELHGAAMVFFDWLVRQAGNSPR; encoded by the coding sequence ATGAGTAAGAAATCCCTTCCTCCATTAAATTGGCTGCATACCTTTGAGGTATCGGCTCGATGTCTTAATTTCACGCATGCAGCGGAAGAGTTATGCTTGACCCAAGGGGCAGTAAGTCAGCAGATTCGTTTGTTAGAAAGTCATTTGGGTGTGTCATTATTTAAACGTCTGCCACGTGGTTTGAGTCTAACTGAAGAAGGGCGTTCTTACTTTCCTGTGGTAAAAGATGCGATTTCTCGTTTGACAGTTGGCACGAACGAGATCTTTACTCAGCACGATAAACAAACAATCAAAGTGTGTGGCAGTTTGTCGTTCTTTTCTCACTGGTTAGCGCCCAAACTTGCGGATTTTAGTGCCGCTTATCCCCATTACGATATTCGCTACGTGAGTAACATTTGGGTTCAAGCACTAGACGATGAAGACGATATGGAAATTCGCTGGGGACATGGTGAATGGCCTGGGCTAATCTCGCAACGACTGACTTGGGATAATTTGGTTCCGGTATGTTCTCCTGAATTGATGGAAAAATCGCCTTTGTTGGAACCTGAGGATTTGGTGAATCATGCGCTTTTGCATGTTATTGGCTACGAAGAAGGTTGGGGTTATTGGCTGAATATCATGGGCGTGGATAATGTCGATTCGTCCGTCGGGATGCAATTCGATACGCTTGTTTCGACTTTGCGCATGGCGGAACTTGGACAAGGTGTGGCGTTGGCTCGTTCTTCTATGGTGGAGGGTATGTTGAACGAAGGCAAACTGGTCGCTCCGTTTGGCCAGCCGTTTAGAAAAGATATTGAAGCCAGCGAATCGTTTTATTTAGTGCGTCGATCTGGGACGGAATTACATGGCGCAGCGATGGTGTTTTTTGATTGGTTAGTAAGGCAGGCTGGTAATTCTCCGCGATAA
- a CDS encoding amino acid ABC transporter ATP-binding protein → MTDKSIIQARNIDKIYPNGCHALKNVSLDINRGEVVVIIGPSGSGKSTFLRTLNQLETISDGTIHIDEVSLTDRKTNINKVREEVGMVFQSFNLFPHKTALGNVSLSPIKVKKKPRAVAEQEGRELLKKVGLAERMNNYPSHLSGGQQQRVAIARALAMHPKIMLFDEPTSALDPEMVGEVLDVMKSLAGDGMTMVVVTHEMGFAREVADRVVFMEDGELVFEESPERFFSSENPRLQRFLGQVL, encoded by the coding sequence ATGACCGATAAGAGCATCATTCAAGCTCGTAATATTGATAAGATTTATCCGAACGGTTGCCATGCTTTAAAGAATGTCTCTCTCGATATTAATCGTGGAGAAGTGGTGGTGATCATTGGGCCAAGTGGCTCAGGTAAATCGACATTTTTACGCACCTTGAATCAGCTAGAGACCATTTCTGATGGCACAATTCATATTGATGAAGTGAGCCTGACGGATCGCAAAACCAATATTAATAAAGTGCGCGAAGAAGTGGGCATGGTGTTTCAGTCTTTTAATCTGTTTCCGCACAAAACGGCGCTGGGGAATGTGTCTTTGTCACCGATTAAGGTGAAGAAAAAGCCTCGTGCTGTCGCTGAGCAGGAAGGCCGTGAGTTGCTTAAAAAAGTAGGGTTAGCTGAACGCATGAATAACTACCCATCGCACTTGTCTGGTGGTCAGCAGCAGCGCGTAGCAATCGCGCGAGCGTTAGCTATGCATCCTAAGATTATGTTGTTTGATGAACCAACCAGTGCCCTTGACCCAGAAATGGTGGGGGAAGTGCTGGACGTTATGAAAAGCCTTGCTGGTGACGGTATGACTATGGTGGTGGTGACCCATGAAATGGGCTTTGCTCGTGAAGTGGCTGACCGCGTGGTGTTCATGGAGGACGGTGAGTTAGTTTTCGAAGAAAGCCCTGAGCGTTTCTTTAGTTCTGAAAATCCACGCCTACAGCGTTTCCTTGGGCAAGTCCTCTAG
- a CDS encoding amino acid ABC transporter permease, whose amino-acid sequence MEKQPHLLLWKAVFVLIIIGLGFGIYVGSKSIDYTWRWERIPQYIINTEATTVRSPFDGSATIEKGKLVVTSDYGDDPLVIKKFDNLLVSNGDLVFEGDPVAEVENWNIGPLTWGLVMTLQLSVVSLVFAVIIGLFAGLARISTNPALRYLSVTYIELIRGTPLLVQIFIFYFFIGTVLDLDRFTAGVAALSVFTGAYIAEIVRSGIQSISPGQMEAARSLGMNYVQAMVNVILPQAFKRTLPPMAGQFINLIKDSSLVSVISITDLTKAGREVVSSTFAPFEVWFAVALMYLVLTGTLSWVIQRLEKRLSASD is encoded by the coding sequence ATGGAAAAACAACCTCATTTGCTTTTGTGGAAAGCGGTCTTTGTTCTAATCATTATAGGGCTCGGCTTTGGCATTTATGTTGGCAGCAAAAGTATTGATTACACTTGGCGCTGGGAACGTATTCCGCAGTACATAATCAACACCGAAGCGACAACGGTTCGATCTCCTTTTGATGGTTCCGCAACGATCGAAAAGGGAAAGTTGGTTGTTACTTCCGATTACGGTGATGATCCGTTAGTGATCAAGAAGTTTGATAATTTGTTGGTTAGTAATGGTGATTTGGTATTTGAAGGCGATCCTGTCGCTGAAGTAGAAAACTGGAATATTGGTCCTCTCACGTGGGGGCTAGTAATGACATTACAATTATCTGTGGTGTCTTTGGTCTTTGCTGTGATTATCGGATTGTTTGCGGGGTTAGCTCGAATATCGACCAATCCTGCGTTGCGTTATTTGTCCGTGACTTACATTGAGCTGATTCGTGGCACTCCCTTGTTAGTACAGATTTTTATCTTCTACTTTTTTATCGGCACGGTATTGGATCTAGATCGTTTTACCGCGGGTGTGGCGGCCTTGTCTGTGTTTACTGGCGCCTATATCGCTGAAATTGTACGTTCAGGTATTCAGTCCATTAGCCCAGGTCAAATGGAAGCGGCGCGCAGTTTAGGAATGAATTACGTTCAGGCTATGGTTAATGTGATTTTGCCGCAGGCGTTTAAGCGTACTCTACCGCCAATGGCCGGACAGTTTATTAACCTGATTAAAGACTCGTCTTTGGTGTCGGTTATTTCCATCACAGATTTAACCAAGGCTGGCCGCGAAGTGGTGAGTTCTACGTTCGCACCATTTGAAGTATGGTTTGCGGTTGCACTGATGTACTTGGTGTTAACCGGTACTTTGTCTTGGGTTATTCAGCGACTTGAAAAGAGGTTATCTGCCAGTGACTAA
- a CDS encoding transporter substrate-binding domain-containing protein translates to MKKIFITALALCGATLASASDNDLWEKSTLNQVLNRGELRVCAEAGYMPFDMRDKKGDIVGFDVDIAKTMAKAMGVKLDIRNTAWDGIIPALLTDKCDIIISGMTITPERNLKVNFTDPYIVVGQTILLSPKLKGKITNYRDLNDAKYTVATKLGATSDYAVKRYMSRAKLNLFETESEAALEVVNGNADAFVYDLPYNAIYASQSEGKVVHLDESFTYEPLGFAIRKGDPDFMNFLNNYLAQIKGDGTYDKIYQKWFASNSWLSNVQ, encoded by the coding sequence ATGAAAAAAATATTTATAACAGCATTGGCTCTATGTGGCGCAACACTAGCATCAGCTTCAGATAATGATTTGTGGGAAAAGTCGACTTTAAATCAAGTGCTTAACCGTGGCGAGTTACGTGTTTGTGCAGAAGCGGGTTACATGCCGTTTGATATGCGCGATAAAAAAGGCGACATCGTTGGTTTTGACGTTGATATCGCGAAAACCATGGCCAAAGCGATGGGTGTAAAGCTAGATATTCGTAACACAGCATGGGATGGCATTATCCCTGCGTTGTTAACTGATAAGTGCGATATCATCATTTCTGGCATGACGATCACGCCAGAGCGCAACTTGAAAGTGAACTTTACTGACCCCTACATTGTGGTTGGTCAAACGATTCTTTTGAGCCCTAAGCTAAAAGGTAAAATCACCAATTATCGTGATTTGAACGATGCTAAATACACGGTAGCGACTAAATTGGGTGCGACATCTGATTACGCTGTAAAACGATACATGAGCAGAGCCAAGTTGAACCTGTTTGAAACAGAGTCAGAAGCGGCTCTAGAAGTGGTAAATGGTAATGCCGATGCTTTCGTTTATGATTTGCCATATAACGCGATTTACGCGTCACAAAGTGAAGGTAAGGTTGTGCATTTAGACGAGTCCTTCACTTATGAGCCTCTAGGTTTTGCAATTCGTAAAGGTGATCCGGATTTCATGAATTTCTTGAACAACTACCTTGCGCAAATTAAAGGTGATGGTACTTACGATAAAATCTATCAAAAATGGTTTGCTAGTAATTCTTGGTTAAGTAACGTTCAGTAA
- a CDS encoding cystathionine gamma-synthase family protein encodes MSNKVAKPTFDQAGSGTRSVWSGEQVEHPYRATQTPIVASAAYGYQDIDEWYDVALGAAPGFIYSRMSNPTVETLEAKICGLENAESAVAFSTGMAAISGVLYTFLSNGCRVVSTKDSYGGTNKVFEEFLPRMGVSVTLCETHSHEQIEAEIAKGCDVLYLETPTNPTLKVVDVKRLVAAAKKVGALVIADNTFATPMNQSPLALGVDIVVHSATKFLSGHADAMGGLVCGSEKLMTKVRHYREINGASLDPFSAYLIIRGMKTLALRMRQQQSSAQAIAEYLLTETLVEAVNYPGLVSHPNHAIACEQMRGFGAIVSFVLVGGMDTVKVLLPQLQYAHCAGNLGAVETIYGPARTTSHVENTLEERLALGISEGLVRISVGIEDTEDLIADLQQAFEQVRALTSLETELA; translated from the coding sequence ATGAGTAATAAAGTGGCGAAGCCTACCTTTGATCAGGCGGGAAGTGGAACGCGTTCGGTGTGGAGCGGCGAACAAGTTGAGCATCCATATCGTGCGACGCAAACTCCGATTGTTGCGAGTGCCGCTTATGGCTACCAAGATATTGATGAATGGTACGACGTTGCTTTGGGTGCTGCCCCCGGTTTTATTTATAGCCGCATGAGCAATCCAACCGTAGAAACATTAGAAGCAAAAATTTGCGGTTTAGAAAATGCCGAGTCGGCGGTGGCCTTTAGTACGGGCATGGCGGCGATCAGCGGTGTGCTGTATACCTTTTTATCGAATGGCTGCCGCGTGGTATCGACGAAAGACAGCTATGGCGGCACCAATAAAGTTTTTGAAGAGTTTTTACCGCGCATGGGTGTGAGCGTGACGCTTTGTGAAACGCACAGCCACGAGCAAATAGAAGCCGAAATCGCTAAAGGTTGCGATGTCTTGTATTTGGAAACGCCAACTAACCCGACGTTGAAAGTTGTTGATGTAAAGCGCCTTGTGGCGGCGGCTAAAAAAGTAGGCGCCTTGGTGATTGCAGATAACACTTTTGCGACGCCAATGAATCAAAGTCCTTTGGCGTTAGGTGTCGATATTGTAGTACATAGTGCAACCAAGTTTTTGAGTGGTCACGCCGATGCCATGGGCGGTTTGGTCTGTGGTTCGGAAAAATTAATGACTAAAGTTCGTCATTATCGAGAAATTAATGGTGCGTCGTTGGACCCGTTTTCTGCCTATTTGATTATTCGTGGCATGAAAACCTTGGCACTGCGAATGCGTCAGCAACAAAGCAGCGCACAAGCGATTGCAGAATACTTATTAACGGAAACTCTGGTGGAAGCGGTGAATTACCCTGGGTTGGTCAGTCATCCGAATCATGCTATTGCCTGTGAGCAAATGCGAGGCTTTGGGGCGATTGTGAGTTTTGTCCTGGTTGGTGGCATGGATACAGTGAAGGTGTTATTGCCGCAATTACAGTACGCGCATTGTGCGGGTAATTTGGGGGCAGTAGAAACTATTTATGGGCCAGCCAGAACCACGAGTCATGTTGAAAACACGTTAGAAGAGCGTTTGGCTTTGGGAATTTCAGAAGGTTTAGTGCGGATATCTGTGGGGATTGAAGACACTGAAGACTTAATTGCGGACTTACAGCAGGCGTTTGAACAAGTTAGGGCACTTACTTCATTAGAAACAGAGTTGGCTTAA